The Pricia mediterranea genome includes a window with the following:
- a CDS encoding regulatory protein RecX, with product MTKAYTLQEATRKLENYCAYQERCHHEVVRKLKSMRMIPEAIDQITVHLIDNNYLNEERFAKSFARGKFNIKKWGRKRITAELKQRQISRFNIKTALQEIDENAYLETFDALARKRVVQITEKNRLKRRKKLADYLLYRGWESHMVYEKIKELVP from the coding sequence ATGACCAAAGCCTATACCCTTCAGGAAGCCACTCGAAAATTGGAGAACTATTGCGCATACCAAGAACGTTGTCATCACGAAGTTGTCCGCAAATTGAAATCCATGCGTATGATACCGGAGGCAATAGACCAAATAACGGTTCATCTTATCGACAACAATTACCTGAACGAAGAGCGCTTTGCCAAGAGCTTTGCCCGCGGGAAGTTCAATATTAAAAAATGGGGGAGAAAGCGGATTACCGCAGAATTGAAACAGCGTCAAATCTCAAGATTCAACATCAAAACGGCGCTGCAGGAAATCGACGAGAATGCGTATCTGGAAACCTTCGATGCCCTGGCCCGTAAAAGAGTAGTCCAAATCACTGAAAAGAATCGGCTTAAAAGAAGAAAAAAACTTGCGGACTATCTACTTTACCGTGGGTGGGAAAGCCATATGGTCTACGAGAAAATCAAGGAACTCGTTCCATAG